The Acidobacteriota bacterium region GCTTTGCCATACTCAGAAATGCTGATCAAACCGATGAGAGAGGACCTAACAAACCTCGGAATACGAGAAACCAGAACTCCTGAGGCGGTCGACGCCGCGGTGTCCGCCGCGACGGGTACCATCATGGTGGTCGTCAATTCGGTTTGCGGCTGCGCTGCAGGGCGCGCGCGACCCGGCGTGGCGCTTGCCCTTCAGAATGAAGTCCGCCCACAGGATATGATTACCGTTTTTGCAGGTGCGGATAT contains the following coding sequences:
- a CDS encoding BrxA/BrxB family bacilliredoxin, whose translation is MLIKPMREDLTNLGIRETRTPEAVDAAVSAATGTIMVVVNSVCGCAAGRARPGVALALQNEVRPQDMITVFAGADIEATERARSYFKGYRPSSPSIGLLRNGEPLFLLERHQIEGREAPEIAALLRHAFNQHCIAQAGQSAVGD